A region of Takifugu flavidus isolate HTHZ2018 chromosome 2, ASM371156v2, whole genome shotgun sequence DNA encodes the following proteins:
- the paqr5b gene encoding membrane progestin receptor gamma-B — translation MISLFRLQRVFNINQVPTVFHEDGIISGYRHPRSSAADCIWSLFQLTNETLNIWTHFLPTWYFLWKLVTVVLIQTAWQDSFTWPLLMFLLTCCIYPLASSCAHTFSSMSARARHICFFFDYGALSIYSLGSAISYSAYIFPDKWVNGVFHRWYLALAVLNTVVCTSLSCYSRLGFPFWHYDRGTVKRFPEYQSPKFSKVLRVVAFAYPYLFDNIPLFYRVFLCEGDGCTDNDTNILHYNHIALAFLTGFLFATHLPERLAPGSFDYIGHSHQLFHVCAILGTHFQMKAIEKDMVTRRPWLLEHSRPLTSVNTVWPALFCVLVNFFIIVLFSLPLLSGATGHKTPRKKAGDPGKTLTS, via the exons ATGATCAGCCTCTTCAGACTACAGCGCGTCTTCAACATCAACCAAGTGCCCACA GTCTTTCATGAGGATGGCATCATCTCAGGGTACCGACACCCCCGCAGCTCAGCCGCAGATTGCATCTGGAGCCTCTTCCAGCTCACCAATGAGACCCTCAACATCTGGACCCACTTCCTGCCCACCTG GTATTTCCTGTGGAAACTGGTGACAGTGGTGCTGATCCAGACAGCCTGGCAGGACTCCTTCACCTGGCCTCTGCTCATGTTCctgctcacctgctgcattTACCCGCTGGCGTCCAGCTGCGCccacaccttcagcagcatGTCGGCGCGTGCACGCcacatctgcttcttcttcGACTACGGCGCCCTCAGTATCTACAGCCTGG gttcagcCATCAGCTATTCGGCGTATATTTTCCCAGACAAGTGGGTGAATGGTGTGTTCCACCGTTGGTACCTCGCCCTGGCTGTGCTCAACACAGTCGTCTGCACCAGCCTGTCCTGCTACTCCAG GCTCGGCTTTCCGTTCTGGCACTATGATCGTGGCACCGTAAAGAG ATTCCCTGAATATCAGAGTCCCAAGTTCAGCAAGGTCCTCCGTGTGGTTGCCTTCGCCTACCCCTACCTGTTCGACAACATTCCTCTGTTCTATAGG GTTTTTCTGTGTGAAGGAGACGGCTGCACAGACAATGACACCAACATCCTTCACTACAACCACATCGCTCTGGCTTTTCTCACCGGCTTCCTGTTCGCCACACACCTACCTGAGCGCCTGGCCCCCGGCAGCTTCGACTACATAG gtcacaGCCATCAACTCTTCCACGTGTGCGCCATCCTTGGCACCCACTTCCAGATGAAGGCCATCGAGAAGGACATGGTGACACGGCGCCCATGGCTCCTGGAACACTCCAGACCCCTCACCTCTGTCAACACAGTGTGGCCGGCCCTGTTCTGTGTGCTGGTCAACTTCTTCATCATCGTCCTGTTCAGtttacctctcctctctgggGCCACGGGCCACAAAACGCCTCGTAAGAAAGCAGGAGATCCTGGCAAAACACTGACGTCATAA